CTCTGCGCTGTCGAGAATCCGAATGCGGCATCCGCCGAACTCCCGTCTGTTCCCACAATCCGGATTCCCAACTCCACCAGCGCCTTCGCAGCATCCTCAGTCAGATACGGATGTTTGAAGAAATCCCAGGTTCCATAATATTTCTCCCATCCGGTCTTGAGTATGGCGAAATCAACATCCTTAAGCTGGTCTTCCCAGGCCAGAATATCCTGCCTGGTGATCGCATATTTCTCGCCTTTGTCACTGAAATCCAGAACTATCCCGCGTCCTATAAAATACTCCGCCGGAAAGTCATTCAATGTCCGGCCGTCCTTATAATAGTGATGAGGGGCGTCAATATGAGTGGCTGTATGTGTCCCCATCTTCAGGAATTTTACATTTACTCCTTCTTCTTCTGTAGTTGCGTAATCTTCCACAACCGGAACTCTGTCACACGGGCAGACCTGCGTCTCATTATTGATTTCCCGTGTCAGATCAATGCATTTCACCCAAATCTCTCCTTTCTCATTCTTTGGATCTCTGTTTTTTTACAGGTATCTGGATTTCCGTCACAAATTCATCTGGGTTGCTGGTCATAAAATCATCCATATGAAACTCTTCCCTGATATTTCCGGCTATATCAAATTGATTCTCTTCGATCCAGGTTAAGATCGCTTCATAAGAATTCATCACACTTTCGTGATCCCCCGCATGAAGCAGATAGGCAACCTGCGGCAATTCTTCCGTCTCCTTGCAGCAGATCCTCTCATTCCCCTGGAACGGCGCAAGCACTCTTTTCTGGATCTCCACCTGGATGTCATCACCTTTGAATACGGAATCGTAATAAATGGTATATCGCTCCGTTCCGGTTTTGATCCTGGAACTGTTCAAAAAATCCAGAAGCTCACTCCACAGAGATTCTTGTGTGGAATATGCGCTGATCCTGGCATTCAGGCTTGCAACTGTCATCTTTTCGATTTTCTTAAGGCCCACTTTAAAATTGGAGATCTCAATCCGGTCCCTGCCGTCCAGTTTCTTCTTCAACAATTCGATGGTCTGTTTCTTCTGATTCAATTCCTGAATCTGCCGGTCAAATTCCATCTGTTTCAACTCCAGAAGCCCTTTTAGGACTGTATTATCCTCATCCTCCTCTCTCTGCATCAGATATGCGATTTCTTTCAACGACAGCCCCATCTCCTTGAGAAGAAATATCTCATTAAGCACTGGGATCTGCGATGACGTATAGTACCGATACCCTGTAGTTTCATCGACATACTGAGGTTTCAACAGTCCGAGTTCATCGTAGTAGCGAAGCGTTTTCCCTGAAATCTTGTAGATACTCGCAAGTTCTCCGATCCGAAACATCTTTTTCCTCCTTTCTTCGACCCGCCTCAGATATGCATTGTTTCTAAAAAAATTCTACAGTTTGCCGTAAGGGCAAGGTCAATTGTTTTTCCACTATTTTTTTATTTTTAATTATTTTTCTGATTTTTTAAAGGACATAAGTTTTATTTTTCGCAAAGAATTCGGGAACATACAGAAAATTAGACATAAAAAAAGAAGGCTGATCCAGAATGAATCAGCCGACAGCTTCTGACAATCCGCCTTGTTTTTCTATATCTAAGGCGTTACATATTCATATCATGTTGAAGAGGGAGAGGGGTCTGTTGCAAAAGGAGAGAATTAAAATAATTTCGCAGACAGTTTATTATATATCAACGCCTCTAAAATCACCTGGCTTTTCTTTCCGTCTGCAAAATATATCACAACCTGGTAATCTGTGACAACTCCTGTCTGCGACTGTCCTTTCACTTCCATCTTCCGTACAGTTTTTTTATTTAATTCAACCTTTGTTTTTCCCGCCAAAATTCCTTTTGCTTCAAGGTATATTTTCTCAGAAAATGCTTTATAGATAATATTGGCTCCTTTATAATCCCCCGCTGTCACCATATTTCTTATCAACCCCATAGTTATTCACCCCCTGATCCTCAGTACCATTTAGTATCATGCTATTGACAATCTTTTCTTTCAACTCTTTTCTTATCTTACCATCAAACCACAGAACCAACCACATCTGAATATTTTTCCCTTCATCACTCACACAGGAATGGGTTTTTACATATTACAAATTTAGTTATTCTTCCAAATAGAAATCGTCTAAAACATATGTGGTAACTGGCGTAATAAAAAGTTCATACTTGATCACTAATCTGATCAGATCGTTTCCGTCAATCAAAGTGATCGGTGTGCCTTCTCTTGCGGCCTCCCTCGCTTTATTGGTAAATCGGCTGTTTGTAATAAAAACACCATAGTCCGCCTGAAACTTATTCATTGCGCCGAGAAACTGATTAATCTCCGGTTCGCTTACTGGAGCTGTATTATATCTCTTGCATTGGATCACCACCCTGGTGGTTCTGAAATCCTCTTCATCCACATGGTACCCATATCCGTCAATACCACCGTCATTTGATATCTGGATACCCTTGTTGGTAAATTGAACTCCCATTTTTGTAAGTAACGCCCTGGAAAACTGTTCGAACTTTGCCGGGGACATATTGGCAATCGCACTTTGCAGTCTTACTTTAAAGTCATCTACAATTCCATCTTCTGTCGAACCTTCCTCCTCATCTTCCGCAGTCGGATCTTCATGTACAGGATTTTTACTTTTGTTTTTAGCAGACTGTTCTATCCAGTACTCTTT
This window of the Massilistercora timonensis genome carries:
- a CDS encoding MerR family transcriptional regulator, coding for MFRIGELASIYKISGKTLRYYDELGLLKPQYVDETTGYRYYTSSQIPVLNEIFLLKEMGLSLKEIAYLMQREEDEDNTVLKGLLELKQMEFDRQIQELNQKKQTIELLKKKLDGRDRIEISNFKVGLKKIEKMTVASLNARISAYSTQESLWSELLDFLNSSRIKTGTERYTIYYDSVFKGDDIQVEIQKRVLAPFQGNERICCKETEELPQVAYLLHAGDHESVMNSYEAILTWIEENQFDIAGNIREEFHMDDFMTSNPDEFVTEIQIPVKKQRSKE
- a CDS encoding cyclase family protein; this translates as MKCIDLTREINNETQVCPCDRVPVVEDYATTEEEGVNVKFLKMGTHTATHIDAPHHYYKDGRTLNDFPAEYFIGRGIVLDFSDKGEKYAITRQDILAWEDQLKDVDFAILKTGWEKYYGTWDFFKHPYLTEDAAKALVELGIRIVGTDGSSADAAFGFSTAQRVDNPSFEEILENMDRENVRDEAHHMLLGNETLIVEYLCNLDELPAEAAWYSFLPLKICEADGSPVRAVAVTEEKK
- a CDS encoding restriction endonuclease, which encodes MVKREDEKMYFDTLNSEEQVSYLIKPIIEVLQEAGGQLERSEIRDRIGEKDERIAEFEQKLYTSGKTGNQYKKFDFKFNFAIKELSYVGIISYVKYNPKITLTQKGAGIVLDSFDAAAEVHDKAKEYWIEQSAKNKSKNPVHEDPTAEDEEEGSTEDGIVDDFKVRLQSAIANMSPAKFEQFSRALLTKMGVQFTNKGIQISNDGGIDGYGYHVDEEDFRTTRVVIQCKRYNTAPVSEPEINQFLGAMNKFQADYGVFITNSRFTNKAREAAREGTPITLIDGNDLIRLVIKYELFITPVTTYVLDDFYLEE